The proteins below come from a single Lepeophtheirus salmonis chromosome 4, UVic_Lsal_1.4, whole genome shotgun sequence genomic window:
- the LOC121116986 gene encoding putative receptor-type tyrosine-protein phosphatase mosPTP-1 isoform X1, whose translation MTMFLFLLLLMKLCDDGAALPTPVSLVEPVPMNVRALDVSGDALSLTWDYPPVEELRGFRIFIEHEDLKDVKSISTSESPPLNISHLEPYSLYRIWVKGLYEVEGSGSGSGEDGTQEVKEDLRETEKSDSIQVHTDVKAPGIPLLSNASCYGTNQIWISWSRPEKFTKTIDTYLIYYREFVYKDDRVTSFQNSLDFFKQLEVEAGSGDEESFIIEGLEGKTTYAIRVQASTESIVFENISFRGDFSQQMLVYLPEEDCEEPPVSPFGDEEGELSAGMIAGTIFSAIFLLLSVVGFVLWRQYFKAAYYYLDGDPPRVVAPVGIPDWEGEPGPDGEKGPVMVDDFPSHVAKLHADSDIGFSKEYDEIQKYSCTIVNATHEHSSHPDNKCKNRYLNIVAYDHSRVQLAPISGYKKTSDYINANYIDGFQKFHSYIGTQGPLDETFDAYWRMIWEQNVYVIVMITNLMERGRRKCDLYWPKEVNSSEVYGHIEVHLAKEEVMANYTIRVMKIKHLKDTGEKVNTLRKKKWASSDREILQYHYTSWPDHGVPAHPLPVLSFIRRSSRSNPPDGGPIIVHCSAGVGRTGTYIVIDAMLQQITTKYELNIFGFLRHIRGQRNHLVQTEEQYVFIHDALLEATRSCITEIPKDKIVNFIDILMKKDIISKINLLQRQFKLITSFEPNDFHFMSSRKSYNVSKCRDSNLIPVESFRVALSPKPGVEGSDFINATWLHGNSKLREFVITQHPTAETKEEFWSMLWDHNAQTVVLLSPIDSDEFPVFWPTRDEEFDQECFKVRFIEEAIHEGHSTYDLVISSRHDDYELEVRIIHCPDWPSLTRGFAVLKLVQDWHLEYQDGPLVVVDKCGGTDAGTFCALTTLCKQLETDNAIDVYQVGKLYHNARPGLWKTEEDIMHMYKVMADLISSNIENPLHGDESSSCITTTTQAAPAMAIPTSNGNINGSAIPERRHSASDCQSSSCSLSKSGGGSSTITNNNKDTAVNRRHSLPGGTPLLESEDSSSVNCEGNHLHDHHHNILSSSSSSPSSKKDDEDGMIDILQHFDDDDDEKTHLTK comes from the exons ATGACTATGTTCCTCTTCTTACTGTTATTAATGAAGTTATGTGATGATGGTGCAGCTCTTCCAACACCTGTCAGCCTCGTGGAACCTGTCCCTATGAATGTAAGGGCCTTGGATGTATCCGGTGATGCTTTGAGTTTGACATGGGACTATCCTCCTGTGGAAGAGCTTCGTGGGTTCAGGATCTTCATTGAGCATGAGGACTTGAAGGATGTGAAGAGTATCTCTACGAGTGAGAGTCCTCCTCTCAACATTTCGCATCTCG AGCCGTACTCTTTGTATAGGATTTGGGTCAAAGGTCTCTATGAGGTGGAAGGGAGCGGGAGTGGGAGCGGAGAGGATGGGACTCAAGAAGTCAAAGAGGATTTGAGAGAAACGGAGAAATCCGACTCCATCCAAGTGCATACAGATGTGAAAGCCCCCGGAATCCCTTTGCTGAGCAATGCATCATGCTACGGAACGAACCAAATATGGATTAGTTGGAGTCGCCCGGAAAAGTTCACCAAGACGATCGACACCtatcttatttattatagaGAATTTGTCTATAAAGATGATAGAGTGACCTCCTTCCAAAattcattggatttttttaagcaGTTAGAAGTAGAAGCCGGCTCTGGAGATGAAGAATCT ttcattatTGAGGGATTAGAGGGTAAAACAACTTACGCAATTCGTGTTCAAGCCTCTACAGAAagtattgtttttgaaaatatttcatttagagGAGATTTTTCACAACAAATGCTTGTGTATTTACCTGAGGAGGATTGTGAAGAACCACCTGTGAGCCCCTTTGGAGACGAAGAAGGAGAATTATCCGCTGGGATGATTGCTGGAACGATTTTTTCTGCAATCTTTCTTCTCTTGTCAGTTGTTGGCTTTGTGTTGTGGCG GCAATATTTCAAAGCAGCATATTATTATTTGGACGGAGATCCTCCAAGAGTCGTTGCACCGGTTGGGATTCCTGATTGGGAAGGAGAGCCTGGTCCTGATGGTGAAAAAGGTCCCGTCATGGTTGATGATTTTCCAAGTCATGTTGCTAAACTTCATGCGGATTCGGATATAGGCTTCTCAAAAGAATACGATGAAATTCAAAAGTACTCCTGTACAATAGTCAATGCCACGCATGAACATTCTTCACATCCggataataaatgcaaaaatcgTTATTTAAACATTGTTGCCT acGATCACAGTAGAGTTCAGTTAGCTCCCATTAGTGGTTACAAAAAAACTTCAGATTACATAAATGCAAACTATATCGATGGATTTCAGAAATTTCATTCGTACATTGGTACACAAGGTCCTTTGGACGAAACCTTTGATGCATATTGGAGAATGATTTGGGAACAGAATGTTTATGTTATAGTGATGATTACAAATTTAATGGAGAGAGGAAgg AGGAAATGTGATTTATATTGGCCAAAGGAAGTAAATAGTTCAGAAGTATATGGCCATATTGAAGTGCATTTGGCAAAGGAGGAGGTTATGGCCAATTATACAATTAGAGTTATGAAAATCAAGCATCTAAag GATACAGGTGAAAAAGTAAACACG TTGAGGAAAAAGAAATGGGCTTCATCTGATCGTGAAATACTTCAATACCACTACACTAGTTGGCCGGATCACGGAGTTCCAGCTCATCCTCTTCCTGTTTTGAGTTTTATTCGACGATCTTCGAGAAGTAATCCGCCTGACGGAGGCCCCATTATTGTACATTGTAGTGCAGGAGTGGGTCGAACAGGAACTTATATTGTTATTGATGCTATGCTTCAACAAATTACTACTAAATATGAGCTCAACATTTTTGGCTTTTTGAGGCACATTCGTGGTCAAAGAAATCATCTTGTTCAAACGGAGGAAcagtatgtatttatacatgATGCTCTTCTTGAAGCAACAAGATCATGTATTACTGAGATTCCCAAGgacaaaatagttaatttcaTTGATATCCTtatgaaaaaagatattatttctaaaattaatttacttcaaAGGCAATTTAAG TTGATAACTTCGTTTGAGCCCAACGATTTTCACTTCATGTCCTCTAGGAAGTCTTATAATGTATCAAAATGTAGAGACTCAAATCTGATTCCTGTTGAATCTTTTCGCGTTGCTTTGTCTCCTAAGCCTGGTGTGGAAGGCTCTGATTTTATTAATGCTACTTGGCTTCATGGCAACAGCAAACTTCGTGAATTTGTCATTACTCAGCATCCCACGGCAGAAACTAAAGAAGAATTTTGGAGCATGCTTTGGGATCACAATGCTCAAACTGTCGTATTACTTTCACCTATTGACTCTGAT GAATTTCCCGTGTTTTGGCCTACCAGAGATGAAGAATTTGATCAAGAATGTTTTAAAGTCAGATTCATTGAAGAAGCGATTCATGAGGGTCACTCCACTTATGATTTAGTTATATCCTCTAGACATGATGATTATGAACTTGAAGTAAGAATTATTCATTGTCCAGACTGGCCAAGCCTTACCCGTGGATTTGCTGTACTAAAGTTGGTTCAAGATTGGCACTTGGAATACCAGGATGGTCCTTTGGTTGTGGTTGATAAATGTGGAGGTACGGATGCAGGGACCTTTTGCGCTCTTACCACGCTTTGTAAACAATTGGAGACGGATAATGCAATAGATGTGTATCAAGTCggtaaattgtatcataatgcAAGGCCTGGTCTTTGGAAAACTGAA gaGGATATTATgcatatgtataaagtaatggcggatttaatttcttcaaatattgagaATCCATTACATGGGGATGAATCATCTTCATGCATTACAACAACAACTCAGGCAGCTCCTGCGATGGCTATTCCTACATCGAATGGAAATATTAATGGAAGTGCTATACCGGAACGCCGTCATTCCGCTTCTGATTGTCAATCTTCTAGCTGTTCTCTCTCAAAATCCGGAGGTGGTTCATCGactataactaataataacaaagatACTGCTGTGAATAGGAGACATTCATTACCTGGAGGGACGCCTCTTTTGGAATCTGAGGATTCATCTTCTGTGAATTGCGAGGGCAATCATCTTCATGATCACCATCATAATATACTatcttcttcatcttcttctccaTCCTCAAAAAAGGATGATGAGGATGGGATGATTGATATTCTCCAGCACTTTGATGACGATGATGATGAAAAAACTCATCTCACAAAATGA
- the LOC121116986 gene encoding putative receptor-type tyrosine-protein phosphatase mosPTP-1 isoform X2: MTMFLFLLLLMKLCDDGAALPTPVSLVEPVPMNVRALDVSGDALSLTWDYPPVEELRGFRIFIEHEDLKDVKSISTSESPPLNISHLEPYSLYRIWVKGLYEVEGSGSGSGEDGTQEVKEDLRETEKSDSIQVHTDVKAPGIPLLSNASCYGTNQIWISWSRPEKFTKTIDTYLIYYREFVYKDDRVTSFQNSLDFFKQLEVEAGSGDEESFIIEGLEGKTTYAIRVQASTESIVFENISFRGDFSQQMLVYLPEEDCEEPPVSPFGDEEGELSAGMIAGTIFSAIFLLLSVVGFVLWRQYFKAAYYYLDGDPPRVVAPVGIPDWEGEPGPDGEKGPVMVDDFPSHVAKLHADSDIGFSKEYDEIQKYSCTIVNATHEHSSHPDNKCKNRYLNIVAYDHSRVQLAPISGYKKTSDYINANYIDGFQKFHSYIGTQGPLDETFDAYWRMIWEQNVYVIVMITNLMERGRRKCDLYWPKEVNSSEVYGHIEVHLAKEEVMANYTIRVMKIKHLKLRKKKWASSDREILQYHYTSWPDHGVPAHPLPVLSFIRRSSRSNPPDGGPIIVHCSAGVGRTGTYIVIDAMLQQITTKYELNIFGFLRHIRGQRNHLVQTEEQYVFIHDALLEATRSCITEIPKDKIVNFIDILMKKDIISKINLLQRQFKLITSFEPNDFHFMSSRKSYNVSKCRDSNLIPVESFRVALSPKPGVEGSDFINATWLHGNSKLREFVITQHPTAETKEEFWSMLWDHNAQTVVLLSPIDSDEFPVFWPTRDEEFDQECFKVRFIEEAIHEGHSTYDLVISSRHDDYELEVRIIHCPDWPSLTRGFAVLKLVQDWHLEYQDGPLVVVDKCGGTDAGTFCALTTLCKQLETDNAIDVYQVGKLYHNARPGLWKTEEDIMHMYKVMADLISSNIENPLHGDESSSCITTTTQAAPAMAIPTSNGNINGSAIPERRHSASDCQSSSCSLSKSGGGSSTITNNNKDTAVNRRHSLPGGTPLLESEDSSSVNCEGNHLHDHHHNILSSSSSSPSSKKDDEDGMIDILQHFDDDDDEKTHLTK; this comes from the exons ATGACTATGTTCCTCTTCTTACTGTTATTAATGAAGTTATGTGATGATGGTGCAGCTCTTCCAACACCTGTCAGCCTCGTGGAACCTGTCCCTATGAATGTAAGGGCCTTGGATGTATCCGGTGATGCTTTGAGTTTGACATGGGACTATCCTCCTGTGGAAGAGCTTCGTGGGTTCAGGATCTTCATTGAGCATGAGGACTTGAAGGATGTGAAGAGTATCTCTACGAGTGAGAGTCCTCCTCTCAACATTTCGCATCTCG AGCCGTACTCTTTGTATAGGATTTGGGTCAAAGGTCTCTATGAGGTGGAAGGGAGCGGGAGTGGGAGCGGAGAGGATGGGACTCAAGAAGTCAAAGAGGATTTGAGAGAAACGGAGAAATCCGACTCCATCCAAGTGCATACAGATGTGAAAGCCCCCGGAATCCCTTTGCTGAGCAATGCATCATGCTACGGAACGAACCAAATATGGATTAGTTGGAGTCGCCCGGAAAAGTTCACCAAGACGATCGACACCtatcttatttattatagaGAATTTGTCTATAAAGATGATAGAGTGACCTCCTTCCAAAattcattggatttttttaagcaGTTAGAAGTAGAAGCCGGCTCTGGAGATGAAGAATCT ttcattatTGAGGGATTAGAGGGTAAAACAACTTACGCAATTCGTGTTCAAGCCTCTACAGAAagtattgtttttgaaaatatttcatttagagGAGATTTTTCACAACAAATGCTTGTGTATTTACCTGAGGAGGATTGTGAAGAACCACCTGTGAGCCCCTTTGGAGACGAAGAAGGAGAATTATCCGCTGGGATGATTGCTGGAACGATTTTTTCTGCAATCTTTCTTCTCTTGTCAGTTGTTGGCTTTGTGTTGTGGCG GCAATATTTCAAAGCAGCATATTATTATTTGGACGGAGATCCTCCAAGAGTCGTTGCACCGGTTGGGATTCCTGATTGGGAAGGAGAGCCTGGTCCTGATGGTGAAAAAGGTCCCGTCATGGTTGATGATTTTCCAAGTCATGTTGCTAAACTTCATGCGGATTCGGATATAGGCTTCTCAAAAGAATACGATGAAATTCAAAAGTACTCCTGTACAATAGTCAATGCCACGCATGAACATTCTTCACATCCggataataaatgcaaaaatcgTTATTTAAACATTGTTGCCT acGATCACAGTAGAGTTCAGTTAGCTCCCATTAGTGGTTACAAAAAAACTTCAGATTACATAAATGCAAACTATATCGATGGATTTCAGAAATTTCATTCGTACATTGGTACACAAGGTCCTTTGGACGAAACCTTTGATGCATATTGGAGAATGATTTGGGAACAGAATGTTTATGTTATAGTGATGATTACAAATTTAATGGAGAGAGGAAgg AGGAAATGTGATTTATATTGGCCAAAGGAAGTAAATAGTTCAGAAGTATATGGCCATATTGAAGTGCATTTGGCAAAGGAGGAGGTTATGGCCAATTATACAATTAGAGTTATGAAAATCAAGCATCTAAag TTGAGGAAAAAGAAATGGGCTTCATCTGATCGTGAAATACTTCAATACCACTACACTAGTTGGCCGGATCACGGAGTTCCAGCTCATCCTCTTCCTGTTTTGAGTTTTATTCGACGATCTTCGAGAAGTAATCCGCCTGACGGAGGCCCCATTATTGTACATTGTAGTGCAGGAGTGGGTCGAACAGGAACTTATATTGTTATTGATGCTATGCTTCAACAAATTACTACTAAATATGAGCTCAACATTTTTGGCTTTTTGAGGCACATTCGTGGTCAAAGAAATCATCTTGTTCAAACGGAGGAAcagtatgtatttatacatgATGCTCTTCTTGAAGCAACAAGATCATGTATTACTGAGATTCCCAAGgacaaaatagttaatttcaTTGATATCCTtatgaaaaaagatattatttctaaaattaatttacttcaaAGGCAATTTAAG TTGATAACTTCGTTTGAGCCCAACGATTTTCACTTCATGTCCTCTAGGAAGTCTTATAATGTATCAAAATGTAGAGACTCAAATCTGATTCCTGTTGAATCTTTTCGCGTTGCTTTGTCTCCTAAGCCTGGTGTGGAAGGCTCTGATTTTATTAATGCTACTTGGCTTCATGGCAACAGCAAACTTCGTGAATTTGTCATTACTCAGCATCCCACGGCAGAAACTAAAGAAGAATTTTGGAGCATGCTTTGGGATCACAATGCTCAAACTGTCGTATTACTTTCACCTATTGACTCTGAT GAATTTCCCGTGTTTTGGCCTACCAGAGATGAAGAATTTGATCAAGAATGTTTTAAAGTCAGATTCATTGAAGAAGCGATTCATGAGGGTCACTCCACTTATGATTTAGTTATATCCTCTAGACATGATGATTATGAACTTGAAGTAAGAATTATTCATTGTCCAGACTGGCCAAGCCTTACCCGTGGATTTGCTGTACTAAAGTTGGTTCAAGATTGGCACTTGGAATACCAGGATGGTCCTTTGGTTGTGGTTGATAAATGTGGAGGTACGGATGCAGGGACCTTTTGCGCTCTTACCACGCTTTGTAAACAATTGGAGACGGATAATGCAATAGATGTGTATCAAGTCggtaaattgtatcataatgcAAGGCCTGGTCTTTGGAAAACTGAA gaGGATATTATgcatatgtataaagtaatggcggatttaatttcttcaaatattgagaATCCATTACATGGGGATGAATCATCTTCATGCATTACAACAACAACTCAGGCAGCTCCTGCGATGGCTATTCCTACATCGAATGGAAATATTAATGGAAGTGCTATACCGGAACGCCGTCATTCCGCTTCTGATTGTCAATCTTCTAGCTGTTCTCTCTCAAAATCCGGAGGTGGTTCATCGactataactaataataacaaagatACTGCTGTGAATAGGAGACATTCATTACCTGGAGGGACGCCTCTTTTGGAATCTGAGGATTCATCTTCTGTGAATTGCGAGGGCAATCATCTTCATGATCACCATCATAATATACTatcttcttcatcttcttctccaTCCTCAAAAAAGGATGATGAGGATGGGATGATTGATATTCTCCAGCACTTTGATGACGATGATGATGAAAAAACTCATCTCACAAAATGA